AAATATGAAGGTGAATCTGTAAAACAGACTGGCAGTCAGTTTATTACAGATTCATTTACTCAAGGGGTGCGAAATAACCGGTTTCATCCCTTCCGGATCTGTTGAGGAGATAAGTCTCAACTTCAACAGGCAGATATCTCCGGCCGTAATCCGTAAGCATGGATGAAGTATACTCTATCTGGTAAAGTCCTGACGGAAGTGACACAATATCATCGATAACTTCTGATATTCCCTCAGGTCTGTATACATAATAATGCTTTCCTGTAGTATTTTCCGTAAGATAAGTTATGGCATCATCCAGAGCGCCGTCACTCAAATTTATAGTACTCAGAGATATTGAATTGTTATTCAGATAATTTGCAATATCCGAAAGACTGTACTTCGTAAAGGAATTCTGAGTTGATTTTCCTGCTGTTAAGAAAATGATGCCTCTTTTTCTTTCCCTGTTAATCAGATCATTTGCACCAAGTCTTAAGGCCCGGTCTAAAGACACAACTTCAGAATATGGAGCCTTAAGATTCTTGTATGAGAAGGAAACATAATTCTCACTGCTTCCGCTGCCTTCAAGAACAGGCTCACCTCCGGCACTGATAACCGTAATGTTTCCCTTTGCTCCCATAGAAGCGGCGATTTCACGAACCGCATGATTAAGCTGTTCCTCATACTGCTTCATGGACATGCTTCTGTCTATTACAAAAGTAATGTCAGCAAAATCATTATAATTTGCGGCTCCGATAAAATTGACATCATTTACGGCATGATGCTGTTCCGTGATAATAAAATTAGCCTTCTGCAGTCCGACAATCTGCTGCCTCTTTCTGTTTTCTACACGTATTTCAAGAATGACTTTCGGAAAACTGTCTGCAATAACCCGCTCAATCTGAACAAAAAGTCCGCCTACAAGCTCATCAACTCCAGACATAATGCAGACTTCATTTGCCATAAAATCCGTTACGATAAGATTTCCGTTGGCATCAGAAACGGCACTGGTAAGTTTCGACGGAGCATGACCGGAAGAAGCAATCTGGTGAACGGCCCCGGAAGCTGCATCCACTGCATAAACAACACTTTTTGAGATTCCTTCCTCATTTGTAACCACATCAGTAATGACAAAAGAATCGTCACCCCATACTTTCATACCTTCCGGCTTTCTGAGGGTTTCATCCCTGACAAGCACACCGATATAATTTCCAAAGCGGTCAAACATGTAAATTCCGCCGCGTATCCGGTCTGCCACGTACACTATATCGTTTCTTACTGCTATACCTGTCGGAAGTCCAAATCCTTCGAAAACTGAAGTCTGTGCTCCAAAATAAAAAAGCCCCTTTCCTTCAGAATCAAAAACATCAACACGATTATTGCCGCCGTCAGTAACATATATGTTTCCGTAAGAGTCTTCAGCAAGATACTGAGGCCCAACCATCTCCCCTACATTGATTCCTGTTTTTCCTATGTAGCGGATAAAACTTCCATCCGGTTCAAGAAGTGCAAGCCTGTCGCCTGCCATTTCACTGACAAGGAGTTTTCCGGAAGAAAGCCTGATAATATCCAGAGGCCTGTCGAATCCGTTAAGAGGCCCCCTGTTTCTTTCCAGAACGTCCCCGTTCACGCTGAAATGCAAAAGTTCATTTGTACCGTACGCAAGCACATACAGGGAACCGTCCGAAAGAGGCAGTGCAGCTACCGGCTGACTGTAAATAAGGCTGCCCTTATTTGTAAAAGGAATGGAACCTGACTCCGTAT
Above is a window of Treponema rectale DNA encoding:
- a CDS encoding VWA domain-containing protein, translated to MKRLLLLIIPAAVFSACSKKPEVSYVERKSVLEDTMKDEKSSSRSAYAGFAENEFRLGVQSYYRGQFNESIRVFEQALSHLPGENMVLDWLGKAYYRSGEEGSALQQWNYAISQGYGGILLQNRVEIVKDRRITEKQYGYMQSYTESGSIPFTNKGSLIYSQPVAALPLSDGSLYVLAYGTNELLHFSVNGDVLERNRGPLNGFDRPLDIIRLSSGKLLVSEMAGDRLALLEPDGSFIRYIGKTGINVGEMVGPQYLAEDSYGNIYVTDGGNNRVDVFDSEGKGLFYFGAQTSVFEGFGLPTGIAVRNDIVYVADRIRGGIYMFDRFGNYIGVLVRDETLRKPEGMKVWGDDSFVITDVVTNEEGISKSVVYAVDAASGAVHQIASSGHAPSKLTSAVSDANGNLIVTDFMANEVCIMSGVDELVGGLFVQIERVIADSFPKVILEIRVENRKRQQIVGLQKANFIITEQHHAVNDVNFIGAANYNDFADITFVIDRSMSMKQYEEQLNHAVREIAASMGAKGNITVISAGGEPVLEGSGSSENYVSFSYKNLKAPYSEVVSLDRALRLGANDLINRERKRGIIFLTAGKSTQNSFTKYSLSDIANYLNNNSISLSTINLSDGALDDAITYLTENTTGKHYYVYRPEGISEVIDDIVSLPSGLYQIEYTSSMLTDYGRRYLPVEVETYLLNRSGRDETGYFAPLE